In Glycine max cultivar Williams 82 chromosome 7, Glycine_max_v4.0, whole genome shotgun sequence, a single window of DNA contains:
- the LOC100795198 gene encoding uncharacterized protein has protein sequence MLLSSISRTKKFFQKTIKNFKSFFSPGYYQRLPKASPHSHFSYSAAAASSAMDMTSNTSYQDMEKLYTDFSDQWESENEKARRRMKKKAASALPSKQESEVYSGSYISLSNASHAQKKNKVEKKEEGGGNNNKRSLTIQKGRKKESSSSSSSFMSMCMKEHRYCMVEQKLRELEMLDMNNVEYVLDIEEVLHYYSRLTCPAYLEIVDKFFLEMYSELFGPSMRHASPRSVNSRLKMRYQ, from the coding sequence ATGTTGCTAAGTTCCATTTCCAGAACCAAGAAGTTCTTCCAAAAGACTATAAAGAACTTCAAGTCTTTCTTCTCCCCAGGTTATTACCAAAGGCTTCCCAAAGCTTCTCCACACAGTCATTTCTCTTATTCTGCGGCTGCTGCATCAAGTGCCATGGATATGACCAGCAACACAAGCTATCAAGACATGGAGAAGTTGTACACCGATTTCTCTGACCAATGGGAGTCAGAAAATGAGAAAGCAAggaggagaatgaagaagaaagctGCATCTGCATTGCCATCAAAGCAAGAAAGTGAGGTCTATAGTGGAAGCTACATTAGCTTGTCCAATGCAAGCCATGCTCAGAAGAAGAACAAGGTGGAGAAAAAAGAGGAAGGTGGTGGCAACAACAACAAGAGGAGCTTAACTATTCAAAAGGGAAGGAAGAAAGAGTcatcgtcatcatcatcatcattcatgTCTATGTGTATGAAAGAACACAGATACTGCATGGTGGAACAGAAGCTGAGGGAGTTGGAGATGTTGGACATGAACAATGTGGAATATGTATTGGACATTGAAGAGGTTCTTCATTACTATTCTAGACTCACTTGCCCTGCATATCTTGAAATTGTGGATAAGTTCTTCTTGGAAATGTACTCAGAGTTGTTTGGTCCATCTATGCGGCATGCTTCACCTCGCAGTGTTAACTCTAGGCTCAAGATGAGATATCAGTGA